A genomic region of Gemmatimonadota bacterium contains the following coding sequences:
- a CDS encoding tetratricopeptide repeat protein — protein sequence MALVLCVVGFSGCATKRDIRDLRAEIRAHSARQDSIFQRLFESVDAIGDTLENEAYANFEFRGQMAREVLDLKDQLIQLQELSGQNQRTLTQLRDQVEAGRARLDQTETRPAPGTGDDEADAAFDAAYAAYQRRSSTAARLGFEQFLQQFPTHERVPEARYYLADQLAQDGNVDEAIAGFLRIPELYPADPLAADALYRIGVLELDRGDPDAARRYFQRVVTGYPDSDAARVARERLSEIG from the coding sequence GTGGCGCTCGTGCTGTGCGTGGTCGGGTTCTCCGGCTGCGCCACCAAGCGCGACATCCGTGACCTGCGCGCGGAGATCCGCGCGCATTCGGCCCGGCAGGACTCCATCTTCCAGCGGCTGTTCGAATCGGTCGACGCGATCGGCGACACGTTGGAGAACGAGGCCTATGCCAACTTCGAGTTCCGCGGCCAGATGGCCCGCGAGGTCCTGGACCTCAAGGACCAGCTGATCCAGCTGCAGGAGCTCTCCGGACAGAACCAGCGCACGCTGACGCAGCTGCGCGACCAGGTGGAAGCCGGACGGGCCCGGCTGGACCAGACGGAGACCCGGCCTGCGCCGGGCACGGGGGACGACGAGGCGGACGCGGCCTTCGATGCGGCGTACGCGGCGTACCAGCGCCGGTCGTCGACCGCGGCCCGGCTCGGCTTCGAGCAGTTCCTGCAGCAGTTCCCGACCCACGAGCGGGTGCCCGAGGCGCGCTACTACCTGGCGGACCAGCTCGCACAGGACGGGAACGTGGACGAGGCCATCGCCGGCTTCCTGCGCATCCCCGAGCTCTATCCCGCCGATCCCCTGGCCGCCGACGCGCTCTACCGGATCGGGGTCCTGGAGCTGGACCGGGGCGATCCCGACGCGGCGCGCCGGTACTTCCAGCGGGTGGTCACCGGCTATCCGGACTCCGACGCCGCGCGGGTCGCGCGCGAGCGGCTCTCCGAGATCGGCTGA
- a CDS encoding biopolymer transporter ExbD codes for MRSGRRASSRRGLPTEAQINVTSLVDVAFTLLVIFIITAPILQGGIEVDLPEGNVAPLDADRTPIIVSIDRDGTFFVEDQRVETAESLRQLVQRLVERSGGGTVYLRGDRQVPYGRVIEAFDAVNQVEGAQLSVVVESDTRRR; via the coding sequence GTGAGGTCGGGCCGGCGCGCTTCCTCGCGACGCGGGCTGCCGACCGAGGCCCAGATCAACGTCACCAGCCTGGTCGACGTCGCGTTCACCCTCCTCGTCATCTTCATCATCACCGCACCGATCCTGCAGGGCGGGATCGAGGTGGATCTGCCGGAAGGCAACGTCGCTCCGCTCGACGCGGATCGCACCCCCATCATCGTCTCCATCGACCGGGACGGGACCTTCTTCGTGGAGGACCAGCGGGTCGAGACCGCGGAGTCGCTGCGTCAGCTGGTGCAGCGCCTGGTGGAACGTTCGGGCGGAGGGACGGTCTATCTCCGTGGGGACCGGCAGGTCCCGTACGGACGGGTCATCGAGGCCTTCGATGCGGTGAACCAGGTGGAGGGTGCCCAGTTGAGCGTGGTCGTCGAATCCGACACCCGACGGCGCTGA
- the nrdR gene encoding transcriptional regulator NrdR, whose amino-acid sequence MRCAACDATDTRVVDTRLSRGGRAVRRRRECESCGARFTTYEEVEQRPIRVLKRSGESEEYDRRKLLRSLTAACAKRPVSSDAIDQIVEDVEDALGRSAGVEVSSTRISEMVMHQLRQLDRVAYVRYASVYRNFRDLDEFEDFVSEVRARQRRELATLDQVELPLELPTDGDDGAENQPEG is encoded by the coding sequence ATGCGCTGCGCCGCCTGCGACGCGACCGATACGCGGGTGGTGGACACGCGCCTCAGCCGCGGGGGTCGAGCGGTCCGGCGGCGCCGGGAATGCGAGAGCTGCGGGGCCCGCTTCACCACCTACGAGGAGGTGGAGCAGCGGCCCATCCGGGTCCTCAAGCGGAGCGGCGAATCCGAGGAGTACGATCGGCGGAAGCTGCTGCGTAGCCTGACGGCCGCCTGTGCCAAGCGGCCCGTCTCCTCCGACGCCATCGACCAGATCGTGGAGGACGTCGAGGACGCCCTGGGCCGCTCCGCCGGGGTGGAGGTCTCCAGCACCCGGATCAGCGAGATGGTGATGCACCAGCTCCGCCAGCTGGACCGGGTGGCCTATGTCCGGTATGCGTCCGTCTACCGGAACTTCCGGGATCTGGACGAGTTTGAAGATTTCGTGAGCGAGGTTCGGGCCCGGCAGCGGCGCGAGCTGGCGACTCTGGATCAGGTCGAGCTCCCCCTGGAGCTCCCCACGGATGGTGATGACGGAGCGGAGAATCAACCCGAAGGGTGA
- a CDS encoding OmpA family protein codes for MKPRTLLVLAFAIALPIGGCKKDPPPAPAPQPAATDDDEARRRAEEEARARAEREAAARAEAERQRQIEMARSALTAMVFFEYNMANLTPEAQRILRDKVDILRANPTVQLRIEGHADERGSTEYNIALGQRRAESVRSFFESFGLTANRFSLISYGEERPLDSGSNESSWSRNRRAAFIITAGENDIQPVAR; via the coding sequence ATGAAGCCTCGTACCCTGCTGGTCCTGGCATTCGCCATCGCCCTGCCGATCGGTGGCTGCAAGAAGGACCCACCCCCGGCACCCGCGCCGCAACCGGCCGCCACCGACGACGACGAGGCCCGGCGCCGCGCCGAGGAAGAGGCGCGCGCACGTGCGGAACGGGAGGCCGCTGCCCGCGCCGAGGCCGAGCGGCAGCGCCAGATCGAGATGGCGCGCTCGGCGCTCACCGCCATGGTGTTCTTCGAGTACAACATGGCCAACCTCACGCCGGAGGCGCAGCGCATCCTGCGTGACAAGGTGGACATCCTGCGCGCCAATCCGACCGTGCAGCTCCGCATCGAAGGTCACGCGGACGAGCGCGGCTCGACCGAGTACAACATCGCGCTCGGACAGCGACGCGCCGAGAGCGTGCGCAGCTTCTTCGAGAGCTTCGGTCTGACCGCCAACCGGTTCTCGCTGATCTCCTACGGTGAGGAGCGTCCGCTCGACTCGGGCAGCAACGAGTCGTCGTGGTCGCGCAACCGTCGCGCCGCGTTCATCATCACGGCCGGCGAGAACGACATCCAGCCGGTGGCGCGGTAG
- the tatC gene encoding twin-arginine translocase subunit TatC: protein MTERRINPKGEMPFLEHLEELRWRILWSLFALVLATLLGFWIVQRFGVLQFLLAPLQEYRPNTKLVALGITDPFFVTLKLALVVGSILAFPILLYHLWSFLSPALEKQEKRVIVPALYFGLLLFLAGAGLAYYIALPVTIPFLLGFQTQFLDTTLEVNRYFGFVTKLLIGFGAVFELPVVVMILSALGLVTPQFLRSKRRHALVINTVVASFLSPGDVITVTILMMVPLILLYEVSITLSSVIYRRRERHILSSSDEPPEGAVGVGG from the coding sequence ATGACGGAGCGGAGAATCAACCCGAAGGGTGAGATGCCCTTCCTCGAGCACCTCGAGGAGCTCCGCTGGCGCATCCTGTGGTCGCTCTTCGCCCTGGTGCTGGCCACCCTGCTGGGCTTCTGGATCGTGCAGCGCTTCGGCGTGCTGCAGTTCCTGCTGGCCCCCCTGCAGGAGTACCGGCCCAACACCAAGCTGGTGGCGCTCGGGATCACGGACCCGTTCTTCGTGACCCTGAAGCTGGCCCTGGTGGTGGGGTCGATCCTGGCGTTCCCCATCCTCCTGTACCACCTCTGGAGCTTCCTGTCTCCGGCGCTGGAGAAGCAGGAGAAACGGGTGATCGTGCCCGCCCTCTACTTCGGGCTCCTGCTCTTCCTGGCCGGGGCGGGGCTCGCGTACTACATCGCGCTCCCCGTGACCATCCCGTTCCTCCTGGGATTCCAGACCCAGTTCCTCGACACCACGCTCGAGGTGAACCGCTACTTCGGGTTCGTCACCAAGCTGCTCATCGGCTTCGGCGCGGTCTTCGAGCTCCCGGTGGTGGTGATGATCCTCTCGGCGCTGGGGCTGGTCACGCCCCAGTTCCTGCGCAGCAAGCGCCGGCACGCGCTGGTGATCAACACGGTCGTGGCGAGCTTCCTGTCCCCGGGCGACGTCATCACCGTCACCATCCTCATGATGGTTCCGCTGATCCTGCTCTACGAGGTCAGCATCACGCTCTCCAGCGTCATCTACCGGCGACGCGAGCGGCACATCCTGTCGTCTTCCGACGAGCCTCCTGAAGGAGCGGTGGGAGTCGGCGGATGA
- a CDS encoding TonB C-terminal domain-containing protein, translated as MRPVVGPPDPADAPARRGRGPDRRAVVASGVLHALVIAVAWGSTALRPQPIQYETVRIQLFSPPPAQAEEVQEASPPEEELVVEEPDPQPEAPPPPEQREEVTPPPETRPEPPRPEPPTPDPPKEEPRQATAPEPEAPDAERGGEDINVRMEGLRRDYPQYYANIVSQLRRCFRAPTGRHSATVRFVIHRDGTVSGIEKVESTGSLAFDVLAIEAVECAGNGRFGVLPDDFAWDALPIEFFFAPRGG; from the coding sequence ATGCGTCCCGTCGTGGGCCCGCCGGACCCGGCGGACGCGCCCGCGCGCCGCGGGCGGGGTCCCGATCGCCGCGCCGTCGTGGCCAGCGGCGTCCTGCACGCGCTGGTGATCGCGGTGGCGTGGGGCTCGACCGCGCTCCGGCCCCAGCCCATCCAGTACGAGACGGTGCGGATCCAGCTCTTCTCCCCGCCCCCTGCCCAGGCCGAGGAGGTGCAGGAGGCCAGCCCGCCCGAGGAGGAGCTGGTGGTCGAGGAGCCCGATCCCCAGCCCGAGGCCCCGCCGCCCCCGGAGCAGCGCGAGGAGGTGACCCCGCCGCCGGAGACCCGGCCGGAGCCCCCGCGCCCCGAGCCCCCCACGCCCGATCCGCCCAAGGAGGAGCCGCGGCAGGCCACGGCGCCCGAGCCGGAAGCCCCCGATGCCGAACGGGGTGGAGAGGACATCAACGTGCGCATGGAGGGGCTGCGGCGGGACTACCCGCAGTACTACGCGAACATCGTGAGCCAGCTCCGTCGGTGTTTCCGCGCGCCCACCGGGCGGCACAGCGCGACCGTGCGCTTCGTGATCCACCGCGACGGGACCGTTTCCGGGATCGAGAAGGTAGAATCGACCGGCAGCCTGGCCTTCGACGTGCTGGCCATCGAGGCCGTCGAGTGCGCGGGCAACGGCCGCTTCGGAGTCCTGCCCGACGACTTCGCCTGGGACGCGTTGCCGATCGAGTTCTTCTTCGCCCCGCGGGGCGGATGA
- a CDS encoding MotA/TolQ/ExbB proton channel family protein, giving the protein MTLASAFLFQAPPPATAWDMIVGGGLSTRIILTVLAVFSFLSWIIIVWKWRQFGSVRRQGSRFIDEMERAKRLEEAVRALVALPDSPYGRVFRRGINFFSELRPGSLHGQGSTEGLSLTQLEALRLVMEKEEAEERDELSHGLPWLAIIGSISPLLGLMGTVIGVMNAFLGITSAGSANIAAVAPGVAEALITTVAGLAVAIPAVIAYGHFATKLDLFAGELEGFSSEFIGALAREGRV; this is encoded by the coding sequence GTGACCCTCGCCTCCGCCTTCCTCTTCCAGGCACCGCCTCCGGCGACGGCCTGGGACATGATCGTCGGCGGGGGCCTCTCGACCCGCATCATCCTGACGGTGCTGGCCGTCTTCTCCTTCCTGTCCTGGATCATCATCGTCTGGAAGTGGCGCCAGTTCGGCTCCGTCCGGCGCCAGGGCAGCCGCTTCATCGACGAGATGGAGCGCGCCAAGCGGCTGGAGGAGGCCGTGCGCGCGCTGGTGGCCCTGCCGGACTCGCCGTACGGGCGCGTGTTCCGCCGCGGCATCAACTTCTTCTCGGAGCTCCGACCGGGCTCGCTGCACGGCCAGGGGAGCACCGAGGGCCTGTCGCTGACGCAGCTCGAGGCCCTGCGTCTGGTGATGGAGAAGGAGGAGGCCGAGGAGCGCGACGAGCTGTCGCACGGACTGCCCTGGCTGGCCATCATCGGCTCCATCTCGCCCCTGCTGGGGCTGATGGGCACCGTCATCGGGGTGATGAACGCCTTCCTGGGCATCACGTCGGCGGGCTCGGCCAACATCGCGGCCGTCGCGCCCGGAGTGGCCGAAGCGCTGATCACCACCGTGGCGGGGCTCGCCGTGGCCATCCCGGCGGTGATCGCCTACGGCCACTTCGCCACCAAGCTGGACCTCTTCGCCGGGGAGCTCGAGGGCTTCTCCAGCGAGTTCATCGGCGCGCTCGCCCGCGAGGGCCGCGTGTGA